The Falco rusticolus isolate bFalRus1 chromosome 5, bFalRus1.pri, whole genome shotgun sequence genome has a segment encoding these proteins:
- the LOC119148300 gene encoding olfactory receptor 1F1-like — protein sequence MRQTNQAGLIAGENQTRVTEFMLLSFSHGQPFLFVLFLAIYLATLLGNSAMLALVSLDPHLHSPMYFFLGQLSCLDICYSSVTVPKILANTLRPQATISYCGCLAQMFFLMACAGAECAFLAVMAYDRYAAICQPLHYTHAMSWGVCVVAATGCWLWGMLDSAVHTLLASRLSFCRAARLQHIFCDVPPLLKAACSNTRPSEVALHVASIFVGLSPFLLIIVSYLRILVTILRMPMATSRHKAFSTCSAHLLVITLYFVTANLNYNRPSSGYSPAADTLVSALYCIVTPMLNPLIYSLRNREVRGALRKAVRGWGAPGSSSSNA from the exons ATGCG TCAG ACCAACCAAGCTGGCCTCATAGCAGGTGAGAACCAGACTCGGGTGACAGAGTTCATGCTCCTGAGCTTTTCCCATGGCCAGCCCttcctctttgttcttttcctggCCATTTacctggccacactgctggggaacTCTGCGATGCTCGCCCTTGTGTCCCTGGATCCCCACCTCCACAGTCCCATGTACTTCTTCCTCGGTCAGCTGTCCTGCTTGGACATATGCTACTCATCAGTGACAGTGCCCAAGATCCTGGCAAACACCCTGCGCCCGCAGGCGACCATCTCCTACTGCGGGTGCCTGGCACAGATGTTCTTCCTGATGGCGTGCGCGGGGGCCGAGTGTGCGTTCCTGGCTGTCATGGCCTACGACCGCTACGCAGCCATATGCCAGCCCCTGCACTACACCCATGCCATGAGCTGGGGTGTCTGTGTGGTGGCAGCCACCGGCTGCTGGCTCTGGGGGATGCTGGACTCAGCTGTGCACACCCTCCTGGCCTCCAGACTctccttctgcagggctgcccggCTCCAGCACATCTTCTGCGATGTCCCCCCACTGCTGAAGGCTGCGTGCAGTAACACCCGCCCCAGCGAAGTGGCACTCCATGTTGCCAGCATCTTTGTGGGCCTCAGCCCCTTCCTGCTCATCATTGTCTCCTACCTCCGCATCCTGGTCACCATCCTCAGGATGCCCATGGCCACCAGCCGGCACAAGGCCTTCTCCACATGCTCTGCCCATCTGCTCGTGATCACCCTGTACTTTGTGACGGCCAACCTGAACTACAACCGGCCTAGCTCCGGCTACTCGCCGGCAGCCGACACGCTGGTCTCTGCACTGTACTGCATCGTCACCCCCATGCTGAACCCCCTCATCTACAGCCTCCGCAACCGGGAGGTGCGGGGGGCCCTGCGGAAGGCTGTGCGGGGTTGGGGTGCGCCGGGCTCCTCAAGCAGCAACGCGTGA
- the HCLS1 gene encoding hematopoietic lineage cell-specific protein isoform X3 — MWRAVVGHDMSVKVEAQGDDWDTDPDFVNDISEKEQRWGAKTIEGSGRAEHIDIHQLRNKVSEEHEVIKKKELETGPKASYGYGGKFGTERDRMDKCAVGHEYVADVGKHSSQTDAAQGFGGKYGVQRDRADKSALGFEYKGEVEKHSSQKDYSKGFGGRYGVERDKVDKAAVGFDYKSQAEKHDSQKDYSVGFGGKFGVQSDRQDKSAHGWDHQEEVQPHASQTDYAKGFGGRYGIQKDRVDKSAAGFNEMTAPTSSYEKTRSLEAGASSGTSSLRSRFENMAKSAEEESRRQAEEERMRRQAREYQVARRKQEIPQRDKDHTEAAPATKPTRVLKSADRDRAVSQAEQEAKREDEETPPTLPPRPADLGEELCKIPSQDQPIYSESLDAGEDYEELPEPSDYCDSTSGGADYEELPAPLGKLDAIYDQGGDGGEDYEEILPEEPSQSQPHLGETDNVYEVEVPGTCAVALYDYQGDGDDEISFDPDDTITHIEMVDEGWWRGQCHGKVGLFPANYVKLLQ; from the exons ATGTGGAGAGCAGTCGTGGGACATGACATGTCAGTGAAGGTTGAGGCTCAGGGAGACGACTGGGACACTGACCCCGATTTTGTG AACGACATCTCCGAGAAGGAGCAGCGCTGGGGAGCCAAAACCATCGAGGGCTCCGGACGTGCCGAGCACATCGA CATCCACCAGCTGAGGAACAAGGTGTCGGAGGAACATGAGGTCATCAAGAAGAAGGAGCTGGAGACGGGCCCCAAGGCCTCCTATGGCTATGGGGGCAAGTTTGGAACAGAGCGGGACCGAATGGATAAG TGCGCAGTGGGCCACGAGTACGTTGCTGATGTTGGGAAGCACTCCTCGCAGAcggatgcagcccagggctttGGGGGCAAGTATGGAGTCCAGCGGGACCGAGCTGACAAG TCAGCACTGGGCTTTGAATACAAGGGTGAGGTGGAGAAACACTCATCCCAGAAAG ATTACTCCAAAGGCTTTGGTGGCCGTTACGGTGTGGAGAGGGACAAGGTGGACAAAGCAGCAGTGGGATTTGACTACAAAAGCCAGGCAGAGAAGCATGACTCTCAGAAAG ACTATTCTGTGGGCTTCGGTGGGAAGTTTGGGGTCCAGAGTGATCGTCAGGACAAGAGCGCTCACGGCTGGGACCATCAGGAGGAAGTGCAACCCCATGCATCTCAGACAG ACTATGCCAAGGGGTTTGGAGGCCGTTATGGGATCCAGAAGGACAGAGTAGATAAG AGTGCCGCTGGCTTTAACGAGATGAcagctcccacctcctcctACGAGAAAACAAGATCTCTGGAGGCAG GAGCTTCCAGTGGCACCAGCAGCCTGCGGTCACGATTTGAAAACATGGCCAAgtcagcagaggaggagagcagaaggcaggcagaggaagagaggaTGAGGCGGCAGGCTCGGGAGTACCAGGTGGCTCGGCGGAAG CAGGAAATCCCACAGAGAGACAAGGACCACACAgaggcagcccctgccaccaAGCCAACAAGGGTGCTCAAGAGTGCTGACCGAGACAGGGCTGTGTCACAAGCAGAACAG GAGGCAAAAAGGGAGGATGAGGAAACACCACCCACTTTGCCACCGAGGCCAGCAGACCTGGGTGAAGAACTCTGCAAGATCCCCAGCCAGGATCAGCCCATCTACAGTGAAAGTCTGGATGCTGGTGAAGACTATGAGGAGCTGCCAGAGCCCTCTGACTACTGTGACAGTACCAGTGGAGGTGCTGACTAtgaggagctgccagcacccttGGGAAAGCTGGATGCCATCTATGAccagggaggagatggaggtGAGGACTATGAGGAGATTCTTCCTGAGGAGCCCAGCCAGAGCCAGCCCCACCTAG GGGAAACGGACAATGTTTATGAGGTCGAGGTGCCTGGGACCTGTGCAGTGGCTCTCTACGATTACCAGGGAG ATGGAGATGATGAGATTTCTTTTGACCCTGATGACACAATCACACACATTGAGATGGTAGACGAAGGCTGGTGGCGGGGGCAGTGTCATGGCAAAGTAGGCCTCTTTCCAGCAAATTACGTGAAGCTTCTTCAGTGA
- the HCLS1 gene encoding hematopoietic lineage cell-specific protein isoform X1 codes for MWRAVVGHDMSVKVEAQGDDWDTDPDFVNDISEKEQRWGAKTIEGSGRAEHIDIHQLRNKVSEEHEVIKKKELETGPKASYGYGGKFGTERDRMDKCAVGHEYVADVGKHSSQTDAAQGFGGKYGVQRDRADKSALGFEYKGEVEKHSSQKDYSKGFGGRYGVERDKVDKAAVGFDYKSQAEKHDSQKDYSVGFGGKFGVQSDRQDKSAHGWDHQEEVQPHASQTDYAKGFGGRYGIQKDRVDKSAAGFNEMTAPTSSYEKTRSLEAGASSGTSSLRSRFENMAKSAEEESRRQAEEERMRRQAREYQVARRKQEIPQRDKDHTEAAPATKPTRVLKSADRDRAVSQAEQQEAKREDEETPPTLPPRPADLGEELCKIPSQDQPIYSESLDAGEDYEELPEPSDYCDSTSGGADYEELPAPLGKLDAIYDQGGDGGEDYEEILPEEPSQSQPHLGETDNVYEVEVPGTCAVALYDYQGDGDDEISFDPDDTITHIEMVDEGWWRGQCHGKVGLFPANYVKLLQ; via the exons ATGTGGAGAGCAGTCGTGGGACATGACATGTCAGTGAAGGTTGAGGCTCAGGGAGACGACTGGGACACTGACCCCGATTTTGTG AACGACATCTCCGAGAAGGAGCAGCGCTGGGGAGCCAAAACCATCGAGGGCTCCGGACGTGCCGAGCACATCGA CATCCACCAGCTGAGGAACAAGGTGTCGGAGGAACATGAGGTCATCAAGAAGAAGGAGCTGGAGACGGGCCCCAAGGCCTCCTATGGCTATGGGGGCAAGTTTGGAACAGAGCGGGACCGAATGGATAAG TGCGCAGTGGGCCACGAGTACGTTGCTGATGTTGGGAAGCACTCCTCGCAGAcggatgcagcccagggctttGGGGGCAAGTATGGAGTCCAGCGGGACCGAGCTGACAAG TCAGCACTGGGCTTTGAATACAAGGGTGAGGTGGAGAAACACTCATCCCAGAAAG ATTACTCCAAAGGCTTTGGTGGCCGTTACGGTGTGGAGAGGGACAAGGTGGACAAAGCAGCAGTGGGATTTGACTACAAAAGCCAGGCAGAGAAGCATGACTCTCAGAAAG ACTATTCTGTGGGCTTCGGTGGGAAGTTTGGGGTCCAGAGTGATCGTCAGGACAAGAGCGCTCACGGCTGGGACCATCAGGAGGAAGTGCAACCCCATGCATCTCAGACAG ACTATGCCAAGGGGTTTGGAGGCCGTTATGGGATCCAGAAGGACAGAGTAGATAAG AGTGCCGCTGGCTTTAACGAGATGAcagctcccacctcctcctACGAGAAAACAAGATCTCTGGAGGCAG GAGCTTCCAGTGGCACCAGCAGCCTGCGGTCACGATTTGAAAACATGGCCAAgtcagcagaggaggagagcagaaggcaggcagaggaagagaggaTGAGGCGGCAGGCTCGGGAGTACCAGGTGGCTCGGCGGAAG CAGGAAATCCCACAGAGAGACAAGGACCACACAgaggcagcccctgccaccaAGCCAACAAGGGTGCTCAAGAGTGCTGACCGAGACAGGGCTGTGTCACAAGCAGAACAG CAGGAGGCAAAAAGGGAGGATGAGGAAACACCACCCACTTTGCCACCGAGGCCAGCAGACCTGGGTGAAGAACTCTGCAAGATCCCCAGCCAGGATCAGCCCATCTACAGTGAAAGTCTGGATGCTGGTGAAGACTATGAGGAGCTGCCAGAGCCCTCTGACTACTGTGACAGTACCAGTGGAGGTGCTGACTAtgaggagctgccagcacccttGGGAAAGCTGGATGCCATCTATGAccagggaggagatggaggtGAGGACTATGAGGAGATTCTTCCTGAGGAGCCCAGCCAGAGCCAGCCCCACCTAG GGGAAACGGACAATGTTTATGAGGTCGAGGTGCCTGGGACCTGTGCAGTGGCTCTCTACGATTACCAGGGAG ATGGAGATGATGAGATTTCTTTTGACCCTGATGACACAATCACACACATTGAGATGGTAGACGAAGGCTGGTGGCGGGGGCAGTGTCATGGCAAAGTAGGCCTCTTTCCAGCAAATTACGTGAAGCTTCTTCAGTGA
- the HCLS1 gene encoding hematopoietic lineage cell-specific protein isoform X2, with protein MWRAVVGHDMSVKVEAQGDDWDTDPDFVNDISEKEQRWGAKTIEGSGRAEHIDIHQLRNKVSEEHEVIKKKELETGPKASYGYGGKFGTERDRMDKCAVGHEYVADVGKHSSQTDAAQGFGGKYGVQRDRADKSALGFEYKGEVEKHSSQKDYSKGFGGRYGVERDKVDKAAVGFDYKSQAEKHDSQKDYSVGFGGKFGVQSDRQDKSAHGWDHQEEVQPHASQTDYAKGFGGRYGIQKDRVDKSAAGFNEMTAPTSSYEKTRSLEAGASSGTSSLRSRFENMAKSAEEESRRQAEEERMRRQAREYQVARRKEIPQRDKDHTEAAPATKPTRVLKSADRDRAVSQAEQQEAKREDEETPPTLPPRPADLGEELCKIPSQDQPIYSESLDAGEDYEELPEPSDYCDSTSGGADYEELPAPLGKLDAIYDQGGDGGEDYEEILPEEPSQSQPHLGETDNVYEVEVPGTCAVALYDYQGDGDDEISFDPDDTITHIEMVDEGWWRGQCHGKVGLFPANYVKLLQ; from the exons ATGTGGAGAGCAGTCGTGGGACATGACATGTCAGTGAAGGTTGAGGCTCAGGGAGACGACTGGGACACTGACCCCGATTTTGTG AACGACATCTCCGAGAAGGAGCAGCGCTGGGGAGCCAAAACCATCGAGGGCTCCGGACGTGCCGAGCACATCGA CATCCACCAGCTGAGGAACAAGGTGTCGGAGGAACATGAGGTCATCAAGAAGAAGGAGCTGGAGACGGGCCCCAAGGCCTCCTATGGCTATGGGGGCAAGTTTGGAACAGAGCGGGACCGAATGGATAAG TGCGCAGTGGGCCACGAGTACGTTGCTGATGTTGGGAAGCACTCCTCGCAGAcggatgcagcccagggctttGGGGGCAAGTATGGAGTCCAGCGGGACCGAGCTGACAAG TCAGCACTGGGCTTTGAATACAAGGGTGAGGTGGAGAAACACTCATCCCAGAAAG ATTACTCCAAAGGCTTTGGTGGCCGTTACGGTGTGGAGAGGGACAAGGTGGACAAAGCAGCAGTGGGATTTGACTACAAAAGCCAGGCAGAGAAGCATGACTCTCAGAAAG ACTATTCTGTGGGCTTCGGTGGGAAGTTTGGGGTCCAGAGTGATCGTCAGGACAAGAGCGCTCACGGCTGGGACCATCAGGAGGAAGTGCAACCCCATGCATCTCAGACAG ACTATGCCAAGGGGTTTGGAGGCCGTTATGGGATCCAGAAGGACAGAGTAGATAAG AGTGCCGCTGGCTTTAACGAGATGAcagctcccacctcctcctACGAGAAAACAAGATCTCTGGAGGCAG GAGCTTCCAGTGGCACCAGCAGCCTGCGGTCACGATTTGAAAACATGGCCAAgtcagcagaggaggagagcagaaggcaggcagaggaagagaggaTGAGGCGGCAGGCTCGGGAGTACCAGGTGGCTCGGCGGAAG GAAATCCCACAGAGAGACAAGGACCACACAgaggcagcccctgccaccaAGCCAACAAGGGTGCTCAAGAGTGCTGACCGAGACAGGGCTGTGTCACAAGCAGAACAG CAGGAGGCAAAAAGGGAGGATGAGGAAACACCACCCACTTTGCCACCGAGGCCAGCAGACCTGGGTGAAGAACTCTGCAAGATCCCCAGCCAGGATCAGCCCATCTACAGTGAAAGTCTGGATGCTGGTGAAGACTATGAGGAGCTGCCAGAGCCCTCTGACTACTGTGACAGTACCAGTGGAGGTGCTGACTAtgaggagctgccagcacccttGGGAAAGCTGGATGCCATCTATGAccagggaggagatggaggtGAGGACTATGAGGAGATTCTTCCTGAGGAGCCCAGCCAGAGCCAGCCCCACCTAG GGGAAACGGACAATGTTTATGAGGTCGAGGTGCCTGGGACCTGTGCAGTGGCTCTCTACGATTACCAGGGAG ATGGAGATGATGAGATTTCTTTTGACCCTGATGACACAATCACACACATTGAGATGGTAGACGAAGGCTGGTGGCGGGGGCAGTGTCATGGCAAAGTAGGCCTCTTTCCAGCAAATTACGTGAAGCTTCTTCAGTGA